DNA sequence from the Bradyrhizobium sp. CIAT3101 genome:
GATCCCCGCATCGTCGGCGATGCCGTCGGCACCACGCCGATCTTCAACTGGCTGCTGTGGGGCTACGGCCTGCCCGCGGCCTCGTTCTGGGCGGCGAGCACGTTCCTCCGCCGACGCGCTGACGACGCGCCGCTGCGCATGGTGGAGGCGGCCGCGATCCTGTTCTCCGCGCTGCTCGCCTTCATGGAGGTCCGCCATCTCGCAACCGGCGGCGACATGATCGCAGCGCCGTCACTGCTCGAAGCAGGCCTCCAGGTCTGCGTGTCACTGGCGATGGCGATCGGGCTGGAACGATTGCGGCTGCGCAGCCACAGCATCGTGCACAATATCGGCGCGCTTCTGCTCACCGCGATCGCCGGCTTCATCAGCGTGTTCGGCCTCTTGTTCCTCGAGAACCCGCTGATCTGGCACATCGATGTCGGCGGCGCCGTGTTCAATTTGCTGCTGCTCTGCTACGCGCTGCCGGCGGTGCTGATGCTGCTGCTCGCCTATGCGGTGGTCGGTGCACGCGGCAAGATCTATGCGAATGCGATTGCGGGCGCGGCGCTGGTGTTTGCGCTGTCGTACCTGACGCTGGAGATTCGCCGCTTCTATCACGGCCCGTTCCTCACCAGCGGCGAGACCACGGGGGCGGAGCAATACACCTATTCGATCGGCTGGCTCGCCTTCGGCGTCGTGCTGCTCGGCATCGGCATAGCGCTCAACTCCGAGCGGGCGCGGCTGGCGTCGGCCGCCGTCATCGCGCTGACGATCCTGAAGGCCTTCGTGATCGACATGTCGACGCTGACCGGCGTCTACCGCGCGCTGTCGTTCATGTGCCTCGGCGTCGTGCTGGTGGCGATCGGCTGGCTCTACCAGCGCATCCTGTTCCGGCGGCAGGTCCCGCCGCCGGCTCCGCAGACGGGCAGTTGAGGATCAGGCCGCGCGGACCGATTCCAGGAACTGCGCGACCTCGACCTTGAGGCGGGTGCTGTCGGTCGCCAGCGACTTCGCCGCCGAGAGCACTTGCGTTGAGGCCGAGCCGGTCTCGATCGCACCGCGCTGCACGTCGGTGATGTTCATCGAGACTTCCTGCGTGCCGAGCGAGGCCTGCTGCACGTTGCGCGAAATCTCCTGCGTGGCGGCGCCCTGCTCCTCGACGGCGGCGGCGATCGCGGACGACACTTCCGACAGCCGCTCGATGGTGCCGCCGATCTCCTGGATCGCGTTGACCGATTCCTGCGTCGCGGCCTGGATGCCTGCGACCTGTGCGCCGATCTCGCCGGTCGCCTTCGCGGTCTGCTCGGCCAGCGCCTTGACCTCGGAGGCGACGACGGCGAAGCCGCGGCCGGCCTCGCCGGCGCGCGCCGCCTCGATGGTGGCGTTCAGCGCCAGCAGATTGGTCTGGCCCGCGATGGTGTTGATGAGCTCGACGACGTCGCCGATACGGGAGGCTGCTTGCGACAGCTCGTTGACGCGCGCATTGGTCCGCGCCGCCTGGTCGACCGCTTCCGCGGCCATGCGCGCCGAATCCTGCACGCGGCGGCTGATCTCGGTGACGGAGGACGACAGCTCTTCCGAGGCCGAGGCGACCGACTGCACGTTGGTCGAAGCTTCCTCGGAGGCGGCTGCGACCGCGGTCGAGAGCTCCTGACCGCGCTGGGCGGTGTTGGTCAACGTCGTTGCGGATGCCTCGAGCTCGGTCGAGGCCGAGGAGACGGTGCCGACGACTTCGCCGATCATGGCTTCGAACTTGCGGGTGATGGCATCGACGCGGCGACCACGTTCGATCTTGTCTTCGGCATCGCGCGCGGCCGCCTCGTCGGCGGCCTTCTTGGCAATCAGCGCTTCCTTGAAGATCTGGAGCGCATCCGCCATCGAGCCGATTTCGGTCTTCTCGCCGCGATGCGGCACCTCGGCCGAGAGGTCGCCCTCGCCGAGCGACTGCATCGGCTTGATGATCGAGGCAATGCCGCGCGACACGTCGCGCACGAGATAATAGGCAGCGCCGATCGCGATCGCGACCGAGGCGATGATGATGCCGACCAGCACGCGGAAGATCGTGGCGTAGCTGTCAGCCGCCTGCTGGGTCTCCAGTTCGGCCCCGCGGTTGTTGAGCTCGATGTCCTTCGTCAGCAGCGGATCGGCCGCCTGGGCCATCTTTGCGACCTTGGTCTGCAGCAGCTCGTTGGCGTCGGCCGGGAACTTGCCTGGGCTCTTGCGCGACAGCGCCATGACTTCCTGCACGCCATTGAGATATTCGCCCCAGGCCGTCGTCCATTGCCCGTAGATGGAACGCTCCTCGGCGGACGTGATCAGCGGCTCGTAGGTCTTGCGGGTCTGCTCGATGCGTTCGCGCAGCGAGGCGAGGCGCTTCTCGGCCGCCTCCTTGCCCTCGGCCGTGTCCTGCATCAGGTGGAGGCGGAGCGCGACGCGGAGTTCGTTGACATCGGCACGGATCGAGCCGAGCGCGCGAACGCTCGGCAGCCAGCTCTGCGCGATCTCGACGGTGTGGGAGTTGATGCTCTGCATGGTGCCGATCGCCACGACGCCGACGCCCGCGAGCGAGAGCACGAGGACCGACAACACGGTCAGAAGCTTGAAGACGATCGACAACTTCGACATCACGACAAATCCC
Encoded proteins:
- a CDS encoding methyl-accepting chemotaxis protein translates to MSKLSIVFKLLTVLSVLVLSLAGVGVVAIGTMQSINSHTVEIAQSWLPSVRALGSIRADVNELRVALRLHLMQDTAEGKEAAEKRLASLRERIEQTRKTYEPLITSAEERSIYGQWTTAWGEYLNGVQEVMALSRKSPGKFPADANELLQTKVAKMAQAADPLLTKDIELNNRGAELETQQAADSYATIFRVLVGIIIASVAIAIGAAYYLVRDVSRGIASIIKPMQSLGEGDLSAEVPHRGEKTEIGSMADALQIFKEALIAKKAADEAAARDAEDKIERGRRVDAITRKFEAMIGEVVGTVSSASTELEASATTLTNTAQRGQELSTAVAAASEEASTNVQSVASASEELSSSVTEISRRVQDSARMAAEAVDQAARTNARVNELSQAASRIGDVVELINTIAGQTNLLALNATIEAARAGEAGRGFAVVASEVKALAEQTAKATGEIGAQVAGIQAATQESVNAIQEIGGTIERLSEVSSAIAAAVEEQGAATQEISRNVQQASLGTQEVSMNITDVQRGAIETGSASTQVLSAAKSLATDSTRLKVEVAQFLESVRAA